A window from Chryseobacterium vaccae encodes these proteins:
- a CDS encoding PepSY-associated TM helix domain-containing protein gives MKPLFKSLYRKKRKNESFTKYLMWLIHLWLGLLSSIIVFIMCLTGCLYAFKNQITDLYNKDKVYITAGTEARSPDHIQTELSKNGKELTSLLIPESKSRSYVVSYRENQLDKSAYYNQYTGTILGQADTGANHFFEVVLDIHRNLMMGNAGRQIVGASVLMFCVLLISGLILWLPKKLKFLKQGLTVKFKAKFQRVNYDLHNTLGFYTFLMLFFIAVTGLYVTYPWVKNGLIVSLGGSSIDNIAKEKDNGDDPFGGLLEDMLQKQDEKKNLKDASSASIDKILKMADQHLPYTAVTSIELPNKDNPRYVVIKTNTQNFLGMMLPDEVTFDKTGVLKTKELFSDRPLNKQFTALAKPLHTGEIMGLPSIILYFIISLIGCSFPITGFLIWWHRFKKTK, from the coding sequence ATGAAACCATTATTTAAAAGTCTTTACCGGAAAAAGAGAAAGAATGAATCATTCACAAAATACCTGATGTGGCTCATCCATCTATGGCTAGGACTTTTGTCAAGCATCATTGTTTTTATAATGTGTCTTACCGGATGTTTATATGCCTTCAAAAATCAGATCACCGATCTTTACAATAAAGATAAAGTGTATATAACAGCTGGTACGGAAGCTAGAAGCCCGGATCATATTCAGACCGAATTATCAAAAAACGGTAAAGAACTTACTTCCCTGCTCATCCCTGAAAGTAAAAGCAGAAGTTATGTAGTTTCCTATCGGGAAAATCAGCTTGATAAAAGTGCTTATTACAATCAGTATACCGGTACAATTCTCGGGCAGGCAGATACAGGGGCCAATCATTTTTTTGAAGTGGTACTTGATATTCACCGGAACCTGATGATGGGAAATGCCGGACGCCAGATCGTAGGGGCCTCCGTCTTGATGTTCTGCGTACTGCTGATCTCCGGGCTGATTCTCTGGCTTCCCAAAAAACTGAAATTTTTAAAACAGGGGCTGACGGTAAAATTCAAAGCTAAATTTCAGCGTGTCAATTATGATCTACATAACACTCTTGGATTTTATACCTTTTTAATGCTGTTTTTCATAGCGGTTACCGGATTGTATGTAACCTATCCCTGGGTGAAAAACGGACTCATTGTAAGTCTTGGAGGATCTTCAATAGACAATATTGCAAAAGAAAAAGATAATGGTGATGATCCTTTCGGAGGACTTCTGGAAGATATGCTTCAGAAGCAGGATGAAAAGAAAAATCTCAAAGATGCTTCGTCTGCTTCTATTGATAAAATCCTGAAAATGGCAGATCAGCATCTTCCATACACCGCAGTTACCAGTATTGAACTCCCAAATAAAGACAATCCAAGATATGTAGTGATCAAAACCAATACGCAGAACTTTTTAGGGATGATGCTTCCGGATGAAGTTACTTTTGATAAAACCGGAGTTTTAAAAACAAAAGAATTATTTTCCGACAGACCTTTAAATAAACAGTTCACTGCTCTGGCTAAACCGCTCCATACCGGTGAAATTATGGGACTTCCGAGTATTATTCTATATTTCATCATATCGCTTATCGGATGTTCATTTCCCATTACCGGATTCCTGATCTGGTGGCATAGGTTTAAGAAAACGAAATAA
- a CDS encoding low affinity iron permease family protein, giving the protein MSDKNHSFFEKFSDWATKFTGSSYAFIGAVLVVLSWAVSGPVFDYSETWQLVINTGTTIITFLMVFLIQKAQNKDSKAIQIKLNELIAAHGKASNRIVDIEDLTEKELDQLHCFYENLAQLAKKDADIHTSHSIDAAQINQNIKHAAFKMKHEEWLQKQQQKKESN; this is encoded by the coding sequence ATGAGCGATAAAAATCATAGTTTTTTTGAAAAATTTTCAGACTGGGCCACCAAATTTACAGGAAGCTCTTATGCTTTTATCGGAGCAGTGTTGGTCGTATTGTCATGGGCCGTTTCAGGCCCCGTTTTTGATTATTCCGAAACTTGGCAGCTTGTCATCAATACCGGAACTACGATCATTACCTTTTTAATGGTTTTCCTGATTCAGAAAGCTCAGAATAAAGACTCAAAAGCGATCCAGATTAAGCTGAATGAGCTCATCGCTGCTCATGGAAAAGCGAGTAACAGAATTGTAGATATTGAAGATCTGACGGAAAAAGAACTAGACCAGCTTCATTGCTTTTATGAAAACCTGGCCCAGCTTGCCAAAAAAGATGCTGATATTCATACCTCACATTCTATAGATGCAGCCCAGATAAATCAAAATATCAAACATGCAGCCTTTAAAATGAAACATGAAGAATGGCTTCAGAAACAGCAACAAAAAAAGGAATCAAATTGA